The window GATACTTAGCTTACGTGAAGATAAGATACAGAATTCAAGCTTAATACCCTTTGTTAGTAATTTCTTTCCTCTTCTTTTATTTTCAGGGGTTTACTATTTTCTTATATTGAAGGAAAATCATTTATCAGCAGTATTGACCTCCGGTTTTACTCTGATAACTCTTCTATTTCTGGCTAATATCCGAAAAGCAACTATTTGTATATTAATATTTTGCGTTCTTATGCTTGGACTAGTGGTAGTATATTTTCAAAAAGACGGTAAATTTGAGTTTTTTCAAAAACATGCTACCAGCGAAATAAAGTTAGCAGATGAACAACCACAGGTTGAAAATAGGAGCTTTCGTCTAAAAAGGATTGAGTCATTTAATGAATCCTCACTTCTGATAAGATGGCTGACTGGTAATAAATCTACTGCTAATATATCAACAAATAATATGGAGAGTATCTTCTGCCTTTCTACTGGTAAGTTATTTGGAACCGGACCAGATGGTGGCATGGGGAAATTGAAATATCTGCATGAAGCCCGAACAGATTTTGTATTTGCTATTATTGCTGAAGAATTTGGATTAATTGGGGCATTATTTGTAATTCTACTATATATGGGGCTTGTACTTCGAGGTATCAGTATCTCCTCACGTCAAAAGGAAATGTTCCCACGTATTCTGGGCTATGGCTTTAGTTTGAATATTTTCTTTAATATTGTCATTCACATAGGAGCTGTAGCCGGGTGCATTCCAACCACTGGTGTAACACTTCCCTTTATCAGTGCTGGAGGTTCTTCTATCGTAGTAAACTCAATGGCAATAGGGATTCTGCTCATTCTGGGTAAACCTGTTGAGGCGGTTGAATGAAAACCATAGTGATTAGTGGAGGTGGGACAGCAGGACATATCAATCCAGCCCTCAGCATTGCCAGATATTTAAAAGAAGCCGGCTGGCAAGTCCATTTTATCGGAAATAGAAATAGTCTTGAAGAGCGATTAATAAATCTGGCTGGTTATCCCTTCCATAAAATCAATGTTCAAAAGTTATATCGCAGGTTCACCTTTTCTCATATTAAATTTCCATTCTTATTGATCTATAGTGTTATTCGCTCAATATTTATATTAAAAAAGATTAAGCCTTCTATCTACTTAGGTACAGGTGGTTTTGTATGTGGACCAGCAGGACTGGCAGCTCATCTGATGAATATTCCTATATATTTGCAAGAGCAGAACAGCTTTCCTGGCATGACAACCCGCAGTTTAGCTAAGTGGTCTCGAATTATATTCTTAGGTAATCGTAAAGCTGCTGATTATCTAAATAATAGCATGACAAAATACTGTGGAAACCCTATAAATCCTGTCCTGTTGCAAAGCCCAATACCCATTGATCAAGCCGAATTGAAGCTTGATCCGACCAAAAAGAAGATTTTCTTAATGGGCGGAAGTCAAGGTTCTCTGATGTTAAATAGTATTCTTGAAGACATAGTA is drawn from Candidatus Stygibacter australis and contains these coding sequences:
- a CDS encoding FtsW/RodA/SpoVE family cell cycle protein, whose translation is ILSLREDKIQNSSLIPFVSNFFPLLLFSGVYYFLILKENHLSAVLTSGFTLITLLFLANIRKATICILIFCVLMLGLVVVYFQKDGKFEFFQKHATSEIKLADEQPQVENRSFRLKRIESFNESSLLIRWLTGNKSTANISTNNMESIFCLSTGKLFGTGPDGGMGKLKYLHEARTDFVFAIIAEEFGLIGALFVILLYMGLVLRGISISSRQKEMFPRILGYGFSLNIFFNIVIHIGAVAGCIPTTGVTLPFISAGGSSIVVNSMAIGILLILGKPVEAVE
- the murG gene encoding undecaprenyldiphospho-muramoylpentapeptide beta-N-acetylglucosaminyltransferase, translating into MKTIVISGGGTAGHINPALSIARYLKEAGWQVHFIGNRNSLEERLINLAGYPFHKINVQKLYRRFTFSHIKFPFLLIYSVIRSIFILKKIKPSIYLGTGGFVCGPAGLAAHLMNIPIYLQEQNSFPGMTTRSLAKWSRIIFLGNRKAADYLNNSMTKYCGNPINPVLLQSPIPIDQAELKLDPTKKKIFLMGGSQGSLMLNSILEDIVEDLLGRGLELIWQTGNYSYQKFQDKFGERKGIYLFAYSDNIAALYNICDLVIARAGAITLAELEYLKKPAILVPLPTAAANHQLYNAQESAEKGEAEIIEQKNLTPVLLLKKVIFMMENIKEYQLNFGETRHQHSARDIAAVLNDLEEK